The following are encoded together in the Cynocephalus volans isolate mCynVol1 chromosome 4, mCynVol1.pri, whole genome shotgun sequence genome:
- the POLD4 gene encoding DNA polymerase delta subunit 4 translates to MGRKRLITDSYPVVKTREGPAGHSKGKLAPELGEEPQPPNEDEAELELLRQFDLAWQYGPCTGITRLQRWYRAEQMGLEPPPEVHQVLKTHPGDPRFQYSLWHLYPL, encoded by the exons ATGGGCCGGAAGCGGCTCATCACTGACTCCTACCCTGTTGTGAAGACGAGGGAGGGGCCCGCTGGGCACAGCAAGGGGAAGCTGGCACCAGAGCTAG GGGAGGAGCCCCAGCCCCCCAACGAGGATGAAGcggagctggagctgctgaggcAGTTTGATCTGGCCTGGCAGTACGGGCCCTGCACAG GGATCACACGGTTGCAGCGCTGGTATCGAGCAGAACAAATGGGCTTGGAGCCTCCCCCAGAAGTGCATCAGGTGCTGAAGACCCACCCTGGAGACCCCCGCTTCCAGTACAG CCTCTGGCATCTCTATCCCCTATGA